The stretch of DNA CCTCTGGTCGTACGTATGTGTCTCTCACTCATGAACCGGGGATTCGGTTCCCGGCGAGTGAGAACGGCCTGAACGGGTACAGCCGTCGTACGGCCCGTCAGCCGTGTTTGAACGTCATGCCAGCGCCGCGTTCGGGGTACGTCCACACGACGTTGTCGTACTCGCAGGCGAACCGACAGCTCGAGCACTCGAGACAGTTCTCGTAGGCGATGTGGGGAACGCCGTCCTCTCCCTCGCGCCAGACGTTCGCCGGACAGACGCGTACGCAGTCGTTGGTTTCACACTGCATGCAGACGTCCTCGACT from Natronobacterium texcoconense encodes:
- a CDS encoding ferredoxin family protein: MSAQPKTPTIDNDSMEDRLYTVKYDDPGDSHLDVKVEDVCMQCETNDCVRVCPANVWREGEDGVPHIAYENCLECSSCRFACEYDNVVWTYPERGAGMTFKHG